The genomic DNA AATTAATACCTCTGAAGGTAGGAGAATTCATACATCTTCACAATCGCAAAAAGGCCAGATAATATTTTTTCAGACCTATCATTTTGATAAATCTGATTTTGATTTGATAAAAGGACCGATTGAAGAACAGATACAGCAAGCGCAACAAGACGGAATAGAAATAGTATTCCTTACAGAATACACCGGCCCATCTTTAGATAAAGTTGTAATTCTCGCACAGTCTTCTGGAGTACCTTTACTAAATCTTTTGACAGAAAAAGCTTATGAAACCAGCTTAAAAAATATTTTTGAAAATGGGGTAGAAAATATGACTCGCTTGATGGCAACATCGAAAGATGGGATAGGCACTGGTAACAACGAATACACCGGAGCTACTTTCGAAGGGTTTGATAAACCACTCATGAGATTGCTAGCGAAGCATAGAATACTTGTAATACCTGAACCAATCAGTTTTAAAAGCTGGAAAGATTTTCTACTATGCGAATATCATCATTTTACAGCACAGCAACACCTCATCTCTGGTAATACAACCGCATACTTATACCATGCCCAGGAATGTATAAAATATGAGTCTCGCAGTATGCCTGCACGCGAAAAGGAGCTTTTGCAATTTTTAGATGCACAGATACAGTCGAACATGATGATCCTTGCTGACATGGGTATTTTTTATACAATAGAAAACCAAGCTAACGCCAACTACTCAATTGAAACTTACCAGGCATACAAACCATCACGCTCGCCTTTAGAAACTCTGGTAGCCAGAGAGATAGCCGGCAATCCGGCTTCGTTTGCAGAAAAAGAAGATTTAATGTATCGAAATATTATAAATCACCTGGCTTTTACCTTTCTTATAAGCTACAGACCTGATTTACCCGCCCATAAAAGCGCAGAGATAGCTAGTACGATAAGCGCTGCATGGGGAAAAGAGGTCGCAGAAGAATTAATGGCAATACTACAAACAAGAGGCCTTCTGGGTGGCTATGCCAGTCTGGCGAGTAAAATTATAGAGGATTCCCCATTCAACGCTGAAATTCGCGCTACGTTTAATATCCTTTAAGTTGCTGGTAATCGGAGCCTTTTATTTACCTGAAGGCGAATATGATATCCGGGCCTACGGCGGCATAGTAGGTGTAACGCTAAACCTCCCGGCAATAAACCCTTTGCTTTTACTGAAGAATCTTTACAGATTTGACAAATCTAATCAACCGCTAGTAATATATCTACATAACCTTGCTTAGATAAAAAGGAGCTAAGATGAAGCTTACTGTTCTTATTAGTAATAACATTTCGAAAAAGAGAAAAAATATTATTCTAACAGCTGTATTTTTGAGTCTAGTTTTATTTTCAAGCAACTCTTACTCTCAAACACTTTCGAATTGGGAATTCAATGTCTACTATGATTTTATAGATAAATTCTTCGACATGGACAGCTGGACAAAAGAGAGTGAGGATAGAATATCTAGGGAAGTTGCGACTAAATACAATATATCCTACAAACAGGTACGTGACATCGTAGATAGAGCCTTTGAACGAGGAGTTTCTGATTGGGAATGGGATGTAGGCGAGGAAATCTACACAAGGCTTTCTTCTCTGCCTGAATCGCTTCAAACCGATAATGAAAGTGATAAAATATTTAGGGAGTTCGAAAATAAATACAATATCTCTCGCAATTACATAAATGATATCCTCTATAGAACTATATGGGAGTTGATGTGGGGTTATGATTATTAAAAAAGAAGTAATATGAAAAAACTTTTAATCATTTTATTATGCTTAGCATTGAGTGGCTGAGGGATATTCAGAACTCATAAAAAACTAGATAAACCCTATACTCTTACAAGAGGAGAGTGGTTAAAGCTTGAGATCAGCTCTTATGTACAGGATTATAATGAATTTGATACATTCGTTAAAGTCTTAGACAACGATGTTGCAGTTATGATAATCTTTGATCCTACCACGCAAGATGAGAAAAGGGCTGAACAATTAAGAGATAAATTTGAAGCAGACATAGAAGTTATGATATTATATGAATACCCTTGGGCTCAAGATTTAAAGTTGACTGTCTTTACTTCGGCTGAAGAGAGAACAAAAGGATATTAATAGGAGTAATTATGAAAAAGAAAAGAGCAGTTGGAACAATAATATTTCCTATCTTCTTATTGCTTATTGGAACTGTAACTACAATTTTTATGACATTGTTCATAATAGCGTTTCTTATTCCAGAGAGTCAGTTTTCAATTAAGATATTGGCAAGCATAAATATTAATAAAATGCATCAAGAATTTTGGTCAGTCTCATTGCATGAAATACCCATCTGCTTGATACAGATGTTCTTTGGAATATGTGCTTTTGTTTCCGGTATTGGCATCTTAAAACTTCAGGATTGGGGACCAAAGCTATTTATGTTACTTGCAGCGGTCGATATACTTACGCATATAATCAATAGCATAGTCTTTAAACAGTCATTATTACCAAATCTTCCATGGATTATCTTTAATTGCATTGTATTATTTTATTTTACCCGCCCCAAAGTAAAAGAGCAGTTTGAATAATAGGGTGAATTTGAGCTTGTTGGAGATAAATCTAATCCAAAAAGGAGGAATAAAACATGCCTAGATTATCAAAATGTTTCAAGTTGGTTGTTTTTGTTTTTATGATGTATGTGTTTTTTGGTTTTGCTCTTTCATATGCAGACAGTACAGACGAACTTTTGAATGCTGCCTATAACGGAAGGGTGGATGCAGTTAACTACTATTTAGATAATGGGGTTAGCATCAACAGCACAGACGAAGGCGGAAGAACCGCCCTGATGACAGCCTCAATTGGCGGCAGAAACGAAGTCATAAGGCTATTGATGTCCAGAGGCGCAAGTATTGATGCAAGGGATGACAAAAGCGGCACAGCCCTGCATGCTGCGGCACATGCAGGTCACGTTGAAACCGTAAGATTGTTACTAAATTACGGAGCAAATATTTATACTAAAGCAGACCACAGCATGACAGTTCTAATGTTAGCGGCGATCGGAGGTAGTCTTGAAACCGTAAGATTATTGATAGAAAAAGGCGCTGATATTTACGCTAGAGCTGAAAACGGCAAGACAGCCTCAACGTTTGCATATGAAGCAGGATTTTCAGATATTGGAAAGATACTGCAATAAATATAGTAGGTATAAGACGTTCTCTCTCTACTGAAAACAGAAGAGAGAGAAGGAGGTAAACATGAAAGAAAAGGTAAAAAAGATTTTGAATAAGGCTTATACGCGAAAAGAGTTAATGAAAGCATCTATGTTCTTATTGCTGTTCATAGGACTGATGCACCTATTTCTTGGTCTTACAGGTTTAGGGGACGGGGCAATGGCCATTGGAGGAATTATTTATATAGTTGTGGCATTGATCCCGCTTTTTTGGTTACGCTTTGTGGGTATTTCTGTATGGATGTTTGATTTAGTATGTACTACCTTGTTTATGGCATTTATTCCTATATATATGTTATATATGGTGCTTGGCAGTTATTTTCTCTATAAAATGTTGAAGTATAGAAAGAATTTATAGATGAAGAGAGATGAACGACGTTGAAAACATTATCATAAATACACCTGGAGTGAAGGCTCTAAGCTTACACGAAGAGCATATAGACGAAATAATTGAGTTGATGAATGAAGAGGGTTGGTACTATTATGACCACCATGAACTCAAAAGGTATTTGACGCTGAATCAGGATTGTTTTACACTTCTCGAAGATGGACGCATCGTAGGGAGTATCTTCACCACAAAGTACGACAATCAAGCCTGGATCGGCAATATCATTATCGCGAAAGAAGCCAGAGGAATAGGACTTGCCACTAAGCTGATAAGGGGTGTCATAGACTATCTGCGTGAAAACAAGCATGTTCTCATATTTCGACTTGGGTCGGTTCCGTTAGCGATAGGCCTTTACAAAAAGATGGGATTCCATGCAGAAGCCTTTGCAACGTCTCAGGAAGCCGAGTTACCCCTTAAGGCAGAATATGAGGAAATGAATTTGGGAGAGAAGATACAGGTGCAAAGACTCGATGCGCATGACCTGGAAGCCATCGGTGAAATTGATGAGCGATACTTCAAATCAAAACGCCTGCAGTTTCTTATAAATGTATACAATGATTCAATCAAGGAGAGTTGCTTCTGTTTGAAAGATCAAGGAAAGGTTGTGGGATTTATCATGGTGAGACGGAGACAGGCTTCGAAAGACGAAGGCCGTTTTGCTGAAGGACCAGATTATGCTTATCGCCTTGGCCCATCTTGTGTCCTGCCAGAGTATGGCATCACCGGCTTCAAAGCTCTCTTCCAGGAAGCGATACGGGCCGTTAATGAGGAAGTGCGCCAACTGGGAAGCAGCGCCAGGATGTATGCAGTATTTCCGAAGAATGCGGACAAAGAGGAGATTTATGAAGATACGCGAGAAATGGCAAAGGCAATGGGCATGGATGTGAATATGAATCTTGATAGAGTCTTTGACGAACACGATCATATCTTTAGTGTACAGAAGTCAACAAAAAATGAAGAACAATGGAAGTATATGGAGAATCTGGGCTTCCATCAGGAATATTTCGAGCAAGTGATGAGCTATACGCCCGGGGAAGCAGTAAATATACAACCAGCCCAAAGAAAGGCAGAGGAAACTAGGGCCGACTCGGAAGGAATTTTTGCGTCGGCGACGCCTGGTGACAAGGCATAACATGGGGAAATATAAAAGGAGATATGAGGTGAGAATATGAATAAACTATTTGTGCCATTTTTGATATTGGTTCTACTTTCTGGTTGTAGTCAAGAGCCATCTCAGTCGGTAAGAAAAGAAACTAATAACAAAAAAGCTCAAACTTATTTAGATATGGGGATAGAGAAATATTCCCTGAAGGACTATACAGGAGCTATACAGGATTATAGTAAGGCAATAGAGCTCAACCCTAAATATGCAAAGGCTTACTATGGGCGAGGGTCGGCTAAATATTCTCTGAATGACGAAAGAGGAGCTATACAGGATTATAGTAAGGCAATAGAGCTCAACCCTGAATATGTAAAGGCTTACCGTTGGCGAGGTGTGGCTAAAGGTATTCTGAGGGACTATGCAGGAGCTATACAGGATTTTAATGAAGCAATAAAGATTAACCCTGAATATGCAGAGGCTTACTTTGGGCGAGGGTTGGCTAAATACTTTCTGAATGACGAAAGAGGAGCTATACAGGATTATAGTAAGGCGATAGAGCTCAACCCTGAATATGTAAAGGCTTACTATTGGCGAGGGTTAGCTAAAGGTATTCTGAGGGACTATGCAGGAGCTATACAGGATTTTAATGAAGCAATAAAGATTAACCCTGAATATGCAGAGGCTTACTTTGGGCGAGGGTTTGCTAAATATTTGCTGAAGGATAAATCGGGAGCGTTGAGCGATTTAAATAAAGCGGGAGAGTTGGGCTATGCAAAAGCTTATGAATTAATACGAAAAATACAAAAATAATAGATGAAAGAGCGGGGGAAGGATAAGGAGATTAGAGGATTTAGGTAATATAGGTAAGAGACTTAAGAAGGTGAGTGGGTATATTAGTTT from Candidatus Kaelpia imicola includes the following:
- a CDS encoding ankyrin repeat domain-containing protein; protein product: MPRLSKCFKLVVFVFMMYVFFGFALSYADSTDELLNAAYNGRVDAVNYYLDNGVSINSTDEGGRTALMTASIGGRNEVIRLLMSRGASIDARDDKSGTALHAAAHAGHVETVRLLLNYGANIYTKADHSMTVLMLAAIGGSLETVRLLIEKGADIYARAENGKTASTFAYEAGFSDIGKILQ
- a CDS encoding GNAT family N-acetyltransferase, yielding MNDVENIIINTPGVKALSLHEEHIDEIIELMNEEGWYYYDHHELKRYLTLNQDCFTLLEDGRIVGSIFTTKYDNQAWIGNIIIAKEARGIGLATKLIRGVIDYLRENKHVLIFRLGSVPLAIGLYKKMGFHAEAFATSQEAELPLKAEYEEMNLGEKIQVQRLDAHDLEAIGEIDERYFKSKRLQFLINVYNDSIKESCFCLKDQGKVVGFIMVRRRQASKDEGRFAEGPDYAYRLGPSCVLPEYGITGFKALFQEAIRAVNEEVRQLGSSARMYAVFPKNADKEEIYEDTREMAKAMGMDVNMNLDRVFDEHDHIFSVQKSTKNEEQWKYMENLGFHQEYFEQVMSYTPGEAVNIQPAQRKAEETRADSEGIFASATPGDKA
- a CDS encoding tetratricopeptide repeat protein; the protein is MNKLFVPFLILVLLSGCSQEPSQSVRKETNNKKAQTYLDMGIEKYSLKDYTGAIQDYSKAIELNPKYAKAYYGRGSAKYSLNDERGAIQDYSKAIELNPEYVKAYRWRGVAKGILRDYAGAIQDFNEAIKINPEYAEAYFGRGLAKYFLNDERGAIQDYSKAIELNPEYVKAYYWRGLAKGILRDYAGAIQDFNEAIKINPEYAEAYFGRGFAKYLLKDKSGALSDLNKAGELGYAKAYELIRKIQK